Sequence from the [Bacteroides] pectinophilus genome:
TATTGCAAATACTAATTGTAATACGGTCCGCAGATACGCCTGATTTTCTTTTGACAATATCTTCTATCTGTGCTTTTTCACTCTCTGTAAGAGATGTTCGGTTCACAACGACATCTGCGCTTCCGTCAGATATGGATACCACGGAATCCGCAAAGCCCTTTGCCTCAAGGAGAAGTTCTGCTGCCATCTCCTTCTCCGCATAATCCGCAATTGCCGATATCTGCTTTACTGCCGTCTGACGTGCCGATTCGGAAAGCTTTTCATTATTCACTATTTCAAGAAGACTCTCCTTATTCTTGGCACGTATCTGTTCTCTGTTAAGCTTCGCCTCATTTATAATGCTTCCGGTAACCGTAGAGGATGTGAGCACTGCTGTTCCCGGCTCAACTATCGAATCATCCTCTATAACATCCGTATCCCGGTTCTTACTTATATCATCTGCTGAGACAGTCTTTGCTCCCGCACCTTTTGCGTCAAGCATCTCTCTGAGATTGCCGGAATAATTAATGTACCCGGCAACAGCAATCATAACTGCAAGCGCTGTTATAATAACCTGATTCTTACCAATAGACTTCTTCAATTTCATTACATCTCCTTTAGAACTTATTATGTTCGTCAATTCTATTTATTCATTCTGAGCACCTGAATCCTATGTACAGGAACATTAAGCAGAGCCTGCGCCGCTGCCGTTATGGATGATACCACCTCCGGATTATCTGCTCCCTGCGCTATAACGACAACTCCCTGTGCCTGTGGCTTTTTTTCCTGAATGACGTAAGGACTGTCCGTCCCCTGCTTTCCGTCTGTCAGATAACTCTTTGACGCAGAATACTCACGCGTATCTCTTGTTCCCCC
This genomic interval carries:
- a CDS encoding SpoIIIAH-like family protein; amino-acid sequence: MKLKKSIGKNQVIITALAVMIAVAGYINYSGNLREMLDAKGAGAKTVSADDISKNRDTDVIEDDSIVEPGTAVLTSSTVTGSIINEAKLNREQIRAKNKESLLEIVNNEKLSESARQTAVKQISAIADYAEKEMAAELLLEAKGFADSVVSISDGSADVVVNRTSLTESEKAQIEDIVKRKSGVSADRITISICNN